A genomic region of Cotesia glomerata isolate CgM1 linkage group LG9, MPM_Cglom_v2.3, whole genome shotgun sequence contains the following coding sequences:
- the LOC123271209 gene encoding homocysteine S-methyltransferase-like produces the protein MTKIKVLDGSYSSQIFTHVNKNPDGDPLWTARFLVTDPDAVRDTHLDFLRAGSDIIETNTYQASMDGFCKYLGVTEADSLDIIVKAVDLAKQAVKIYKEEIKENESAVNDNPLVAGSCGPYGAVLHDCSEYTGSYGKKVSKEFLRDWHRLRMETLIKAGVDLLAIETIPCAEEGEALVELLKEFPTTRAWLSFSCSTDGSTLVDGSNFKETALKCYKNSLPGQLIAVGVNCLSPHHVSAYLSKINKDCEGKPVPLIAYPNSGEVFTPGEGWKTNGKSCDIKKYTHEWLELGVQYIGGCCRTTAADVAKIRSEVDSWKSQERETSV, from the coding sequence atgaccaAGATAAAGGTGTTAGACGGAAGCTATTCATCTCAAATATTCACTCACGTGAACAAGAACCCAGATGGAGACCCACTGTGGACCGCGCGTTTCTTGGTGACAGATCCCGACGCGGTCCGTGACACGCATTTAGATTTTCTGCGTGCAGGTAGTGACATAATCGAGACAAACACCTACCAGGCGTCAATGGACGGCTTTTGTAAGTACCTAGGTGTCACAGAAGCTGACAGCTTAGACATAATTGTAAAAGCAGTAGATCTTGCGAAGCAGGCTGTAAAAATctacaaagaagaaataaaagaaaatgagAGCGCTGTTAATGACAACCCTTTGGTCGCCGGGTCTTGCGGGCCCTACGGCGCTGTTCTTCATGACTGCTCAGAGTACACCGGGTCTTACGGTAAGAAAGTGTCCAAAGAATTCCTGAGAGATTGGCACAGACTCAGAATGGAGACTCTGATAAAAGCCGGCGTTGATCTTCTGGCAATTGAAACAATTCCTTGCGCAGAGGAAGGTGAAGCTCTGGTGGAATTGCTGAAAGAATTTCCAACCACCAGGGCCTGGCTGTCTTTTTCGTGCTCCACTGACGGGTCCACCCTGGTAGatggaagtaattttaaagaaactGCCTTAAAGTGTTACAAAAACTCCTTGCCAGGTCAGCTGATTGCTGTCGGTGTTAATTGCTTGTCGCCTCATCACGTCTCCGCTTACTTGTCCAAGATTAACAAAGACTGTGAAGGAAAACCAGTGCCTTTAATTGCTTACCCCAACAGTGGGGAAGTTTTCACTCCTGGAGAAGGTTGGAAGACAAATGGAAAGTCTTGTGACATCAAGAAGTACACTCACGAGTGGCTGGAACTCGGAGTTCAGTATATTGGAGGCTGCTGCAGGACCACTGCTGCTGATGTCGCTAAAATTAGAAGTGAAGTTGACTCTTGGAAGTCCCAAGAGAGAGAAACCTCCGTTTGA